From Erigeron canadensis isolate Cc75 chromosome 8, C_canadensis_v1, whole genome shotgun sequence, one genomic window encodes:
- the LOC122610061 gene encoding LEAF RUST 10 DISEASE-RESISTANCE LOCUS RECEPTOR-LIKE PROTEIN KINASE-like 1.1 yields the protein MNIVYISVILFIQPLLLHSAMPTCPESFSCQSFSPFKYPFYNSNNTQCGLIQVNCTPNGGDIQLGGQSCTILYKLDSNSSFFIYNKTFENLLKEGNCKALTHNFTSPSPLLFSFSISPFITIFKCPKNLSDVQQTTDAYFDKSNFSSHSKCEDHNYFYYKHYNNISGVPSNLPDTCQVIQLPLKQSWQFGPDENTDKAEIFHLFSSTFSISFPLSATCETCLKNGSHCLNSNGQIQCFDVKKEKPSKGHTVILALAGFAFILMICPLIFIIWRCCKSNPFSYFSSKHKSPVLEDDGSLFLGVYVFSYSELEDATKNFDPSHELGDGGFGAVYYGKLQDGREVAVKRLYEHNYKRLQQFMNEVKIVTKLRHRNLVLLYGCTSRQSRELLLVYEYISNGTVADHLHGKHKNPSLLKWPIRMSIAIETARALVYLHANEIIHRDIKTNNILLDHNFSVKVADFGLSRLVPNNATHVSTAPQGTPGYMDPEYHLNYQLTDKSDVYSFGVVLIELISSMVAFDFDRSRDEMILANLALNRIQKGSIDQLIDPVLGSDSDDEIKRMITSVAELAFQCLQFDSEMRPTMNEVLKVLIDIKTNGRTDAHETTIDAETLKPPPLSETSDQEALLKDSLASPVSVITNEWQSDDSASTTLSNADRVPIKNHISR from the exons ATGAATATCGTCTACATCTCCGTTATTCTCTTTATTCAACCTCTACTCCTTCACTCTGCTATGCCAACCTGCCCCGAAAGTTTCAGCTGCCAAAGTTTTTCCCCATTCAAGTACCCATTTTACAATTCCAATAACACACAATGTGGGTTAATCCAAGTCAACTGTACTCCAAATGGTGGGGATATTCAACTTGGAGGACAGTCATGTACGATTTTGTACAAGTTGGATTCTAACTCTTCCTTCTTCATCTATAACAAAACATTTGAAAATCTTCTGAAAGAAGGAAACTGTAAGGCGCTAACGCATAATTTCACTTCTCCAAGCCctcttttgttttcattttcaataagtCCCTTCATCACTATCTTCAAATGCCCCAAAAATCTCAGTGATGTTCAACAAACAACTGATGCTTACTTTGACAAAAGTAATTTCAGCAGTCACAGCAAATGCGAAGATCACAATTATTTCTACTATAAGCATTACAATAATATTTCAGGAGTTCCAAGCAATCTCCCAGATACATGTCAAGTAATACAGTTGCCTTTGAAACAGAGTTGGCAATTTGGCCCCGATGAGAACACGGATAAAGCAGAGATATTCCATCTTTTTTCTTCTACCTTCTCTATTTCATTTCCTCTGTCAGCTACCTGTGAGACGTGTCTAAAAAACGGCAGCCATTGTCTGAATAGTAATGGACAGATTCAGTGTTTTGACGTCAAAAAGG AAAAACCAAGCAAAGGACATACAGTGATTCTAG CTCTGGCTGGATTTGCCTTCATTCTCATGATCTGTCCGCTCATCTTCATAATCTGGCGATGTTGTAAAAGCAACCCCTTTTCATATTTCTCTTCAAAGCACAAATCTCCAGTCCTTGAAGACGATGGTAGTCTCTTCTTAGGCGTCTATGTTTTCTCATACAGTGAGCTTGAAGATGCCACCAAGAATTTCGACCCTTCTCACGAACTAGGGGATGGAGGTTTTGGAGCGGTTTATTATG GTAAACTCCAAGACGGGCGAGAAGTTGCAGTAAAGAGACTGTATGAACATAACTATAAGCGACTCCAACAATTCATGAACGAGGTTAAAATCGTGACCAAATTACGTCACCGGAATCTAGTATTGCTCTATGGGTGCACCTCTAGACAAAGCCGTGAACTTCTTCTAGTGTATGAGTACATTTCTAATGGCACTGTCGCAGATCACCTTCACGGGAAACACAAAAATCCAAGCCTGCTCAAGTGGCCAATACGTATGAGCATAGCAATAGAAACAGCCCGTGCATTAGTGTATCTTCATGCCAATGAAATTATACACAGGGACATAAAGACTAACAACATTCTTCTTGATCACAATTTCTCTGTCAAGGTAGCCGATTTTGGTCTCTCGAGGCTTGTCCCAAATAATGCGACTCATGTGTCAACAGCTCCTCAAGGAACCCCGGGATACATGGATCCCGAGTATCACTTGAATTACCAATTAACAGATAAGAGTGACGTTTACAGCTTTGGAGTAGTATTGATCGAACTGATATCATCCATGGTggcttttgattttgataggTCTAGGGATGAGATGATTTTGGCCAATCTTGCTCTAAACCGGATCCAGAAGGGTTCAATTGATCAGTTAATCGACCCGGTTTTAGGttctgattcagatgatgaAATAAAGAGGATGATTACATCGGTAGCAGAGTTGGCTTTTCAGTGTTTACAGTTTGATTCAGAAATGAGGCCTACAATGAATGAAGTGTTGAAAGTGTTGATTGATATAAAAACCAATGGAAGAACAGATGCCCATGAGACTACCATAGATGCAGAAACCTTGAAACCGCCACCTCTATCTGAAACGAGCGATCAGGAGGCTTTGTTGAAAGACTCACTGGCTTCCCCAGTTTCGGTCATCACCAATGAATGGCAAAGTGACGATAGTGCATCAACTACCCTAAGCAATGCAGATAGAGTGCCGATAAAGAATCATATTAGTAGATAA